The genomic region CAGAAGTGCAATCGCCCCGATAGCTAAAAGACTTATAGTTGCCGGTTCAGGAACTATTTCAAATGAGGCTGAGCCTGTCGCCAGTCCATTAGCGCTGAGAGAAAACCACCATTGCGACTGGATGCTTGATACAGTTCCCGGTATTTGCTGCCAGCCGGTTTCTTCGTAAGTCTGCATAGGTCCTGTGGCGGTGCCTACCAGATTGGCGAATACTCCGGTGCCGTTGTAGACTGCCCGGTAAGCCTTGGTTCCATATTCAAAATTTCCGATAACGGTATCGCCTCGATTTGGAACTACATAGGCATAAGCAAACGCGTCAGGATTTGTCATTGGGGCAAAACTGAGTACATCTGAAGTAAAGGAAAAGTACGTTTTTAAACTGCCGGCCGCGACCGCAAATCCTATTTCGATAATGGGGTCAGCCTTAACGGATATATTTATTCCCGTAACTGTCGCCAATACTATTTCGGGATGATTGTTGGCTCTGATTTCGAATTGCTCCGACATCGGCAGGTACCAGGTATAAGTCGTATCCGGATTTGCGTAAACCGTATTCCAATCGATGCCGGTGTAGATAGGTACACTAGCCCACACTGTACCGGGATTCGAACTCTCCGCTTCAACATCAAGCATTAGTGTCACTGGAACAGCATACCCGTTGACGCTGATGAAAGCCAAAAACAGGCTGATTACCGTACATCTCTTCAATAACTTCTTCATCTTCGCTTCTCCAATCCCCAAAAAATACTTTATACTTCTACCTCTTCATCCATACAATTTCACTAACTATTATCACCCTTATAATTATGATTGTTATTTAGTTTTTGCACAATTCAGTAATTATGATGTAGTTGTTTATGATGATAGGCCTTAGTTTCGCGGCCATGCCGAAAATAGTTGATAATGTAAAGGATAAGTTCGCTGCGGTCCTGTGTGTTAAATTTTTCGAAAAGCCGTCCAAGGTGCGTGCGAACCGTTGGCAGGGCTATTCCCATGTCCTGGGCAATCTGTTTATCGCTTTTGCCCTGAAAAAGATGCTGAATAATCTGGCTTTGTCTTGGAGGTAATGAAAGTTCCTCAACAAGTTTTTCCCACTCCTTTTCGTCGAAAATTTGCATATCCTGTGTAAAAGTCATTTTTACACACCCCATTCAACCCTAAACACAAAGATTTAAGCGTTTTTGACTGCATCAGTCAAGGTTTCTGATGTAATCTGTTTTAATTTACGGGAAATTACGATTTCCCTTCTTCAAAAGTCAGTACCTCTTCTTCCCGTCACAGCAGCACCGGCATGCTTCTTCTCTAAATTTTTATCTCTCTTTAGAACTGAATTGTAGGAAGGCATCTAAAACATTACAATTGTGGTAAATACGGGGATTAAATATAAAGCTTGTTTTTTTGCCTAAAAGCGATGTTTCATAGAGATATTTTTTATTAAAAATGAAGAAAAACCGTTTTTTCTAAATTTTTCCTGGTGCGATTCCGGAGTCTATCGCTTTTTTTGTCAGTTCAACGAGATTATGAGCGTCCAGCTTTTGCATGATATGCGCCCTGTGGTCTTCGATAGTCCTGATGGAGCGTTTTAATTGAAAGGCGATTTCCTTGTTGCTTTTGCCCTGCATTACCAATTCGAGTATTTTGTTTTCAGTTGGTGTTAATATTTTAGAGGCGGTAATATCCCATATGGCGCCTTCGAGATAGCCTTTTTCAGGATACATCCGCACTGAAATCTTTATCCATAGTACGGAGCCATCTACTCTCCAGGTTTCCAGCTCGAAGTCGTCAACCTGCTCTTTTTCTTTCAGCAGCTTCATTAGTTCATCCCTGCGCCGAGGGTCTGCATAAGATTTTGATGCGTAATGTTTTGCCAGACATTGCTCCTTGTTTTCATAACCCAGGAGTTTCACCAGAGTTTCATTGCATTCAATCAATTTGCCATCGCCGATTCGTACCCTGTACAGCGCCACCCGAGCGTTATCATATAGAGACTTGTAATCCTCCAATGACGACCCTAAGTTTTGCTGCAGTAATTTTATTTCCGTGATATCCCGAATGTTTCCGACGACCGCTTCGATTTTGCCGTTGGCGCCGGTTATAAAATTCCTGTTAACGCTAAACCAGACCCAATGACCTTTTTTGTGTTTAAATCTCTGTTCTATGTAACCGGCAAAATTGCTCGGCGGAAGTTTATCCGCTAATACCTCCATAATTTTTTTTTCAACCGTCCGATGGTCGTCGGGATGTACTCTTTTACTTATCCCTTCCATGCCCATTTCTATTATTTCTTCAGGCGTGAAACCGCTGATTTCAGTTGTAGCAGAACTTACATATTCGAATTTACCTGTTTTTGCATTCATCAGATAAAATATTATATCTTTGGAGTTTTCAAGGAGATGCAAATAGTAATCGCTTGATTTGTCAGAGAAAGAACCTTCTCTGTCGTCCGAATAATTCTTGCCCATACCGGCTATCTCTCCTATCCTGATATACAGAACCACAACTGTTATTTCAATGTAATCAGGATAGATGTATTTTCGCAAAATTCAATGGAAAACAAAAATAAAATATCACAGCTCGAATTCTGCCGGGAGCTGGAAATATTAAATATTTACCAGCAGGCGGATTGAGGGACAAGATTGCATTTTAACCAGTTTTCCGCCATCATCGCAAAGTCGATAAAGTTAACTCTGCAGTCGCCGTCCAAATCGCCAACCAGCGGTTCAGAACAGTTTATATTTGTAATAACAGTAAGTCCTGTCCAATCGCCGGGATTTGTAATTCTTGCAAATCCGCAGAAGCTGCCGTCAAAGCCTAAAGTGCCGACCTGAGTATAAACGCCGTTCGGCTCGCCTCTCATCTCGCTCCAGTTATTTGATGTTCCGCCGGTAGATAATCCGCCGTAATAATAATTACCGTTTGAACCCTGCACCGCATCTACCATTACCGGCTCATGCGAAGCTATGACATAATATGTGTAATTACCGCTGACAGTAATTGACTTGCCGTTTGTGCTTTCGCCGAGCTTTACATAATCATACTGGTCGATGTTGTGATAATACTCCCACCACTGCGGATAGGCCTGGTAATCCGTATCGCCTGCCCATACTTCGTAAGCCGTCCACGGCGTATCGACGGCAAAGGAGATAGTTTTGCATCTGCTCTTGCCTATGCAGGCTTCTATGCCGTCGTCATTTACAATATCATAGTATCTATCAAAATACAATTCAGCCTCCCAGTAACCGGCGGCGATAGTATGCGGCCCATAGCTTGTCTGGTTTTTGGGTGTGGGTAAGTTGGATTCAATCTCGTAACCGGTTGCCAAATTTTCAAGACAGGGCCACAGTGAGCCGGTATTAGCGTCTGTGCATTGCTGCCAAAGCAATGTTACCGGAGACGATATGCTGCTTCGGTATTGCGGATAGATAAATTCAGGCTCCTGCATCGGCTGCGGTATAGGATTGTTGGTTTCCGGCACAAGAAACCGCACAGTAGTTGTTTCGTTTGTATCGTCGATATAATAGAAGTTGAAAGTATATGTGCCGTTGCCAAATCTGTCCAGGTCGTTATAATCATCATTATTATCCGAATTATATTCCCAGTTCCAGTTGCCTGAATCGTCATCGAATTCTCTGGTTGTCCATACCTGATTAACATCGTCCCAGTTGTCCTCCAGATTTGGAATCTGGTAAGTGTTTCCGGCAGGCGTAAGAAACTCAATCAGCTCGACGGTATCATCTGTTTGCACTTCAATATAAAAGCCGTAATTGATATCGTTGTCATCGAGCGGATTTGTATATTCGATCTCATACCACATATCAAATAAATAAACATGGTCTTCGACTGCCGCTAAGGTGTTTGCCGCAAAAAGGAAAAGACCTGCAAAAACAAGAACTCCGCTAATATTCTTCACCATTATTCCTCCTGTGATAAAGCTGAAAATACGGGTCGGATTATACCATATTTTCAGCTTATTTCAACAAAAAAAAGGCCGTGAAAAATTTCACAGCCTTTTTATTTATAAAGCATTTTGGTCTAATTATTTTCTTTTTCTAAGCAGTAAACCGCCTATTACAAGCAGGCTCATAGTCGCCGGTTCTGGAACAAGAGTAACCCCCAAAACACTGCCTGAACCTATATCGCCTGCGGCACCAGTGAAAGTGTAGCTCAGCACCTCACAATTCAGGTTGCCATCGAATAACTCCACATTATTTACAGGAGGGTCACCGACAAACGGCCTGTATGTTCCTGTGGGAACTACCACAAGTTGATTTCCAACAATATCGCCGGCAAGTATCGTCTGATGCCATGCCGTGAGAGTCCACTTGATATCAGTGCCGCCGACAGTCTCTTTCAGACCAGCGTATTCATAAATAATCAGCCCTCCCTCAAGGTTGATATTTAAAACATACTCTTCATTGTCACTGTAGTTTTTCGTCCAGGTACCATTAGTGTGGCCAGGCGGGAAGGCTGCGTTTGCAGGGTATAAATAGGTGTTAAGGTTGGCAATATCCTTATCGAGAATACCCGCCTGATACTCCAGGTTGATCTGGAAATCCTCTGTTATCGCATATCCGCTGATTTCATAACTTGTTCCAGCGCGAACCGTTGTCCAATTACCAAGTGTCAGACCTGTCGAGGCAACATAGAACGTCTCGTCTCTGACTGTAGTCGCGCCGCTCCACTCATCGGCCTGCACTGCACCGGCCACAAGCAGGCACAACAAAGCAGCCGTACAAATAATTGTTTTTTTTCTCATTTTGTTTTCTCCTTGTTCAAAATTCCTTTATACTTTTGTTTACTGTTTTTTTCGCAGTAAACCCGCTATACCAAGTCCGAGCAAAGCGATAGTTGTCGGTTCGGGAATAAGATTGATGTTTGCTGCTTCATAGCCACTGATACTGATAGACACACCATCCAGGTAACTGTCCACCGGATACGCCGGACTGTTTATGCCTGCGATAATATCAATGAACAGGATTTTTTCGTCGCCGTAGGTGCTGTACAAATCGGCCAAATAGGTATTGGCCGGATGCGAATTTGCTCCTGTGCCGTAAATCCAATCAACAGCCATGCCGAGTGTGTCATACTGATGCCAATCGTTGTCAGCGGCCTGCGGCCTGACAAAGTTGAAACGGTGGCCATACCAGCCGGTTGTAATCACCTCTGTATATATTTTCAACTGCCAGTCGTTCAATGCGATATCCATATTTTTTGTGTAATATGAAATATTTGTTAACTGACTGATGGTTACATCGCTAACGCCGAAAATATCTTTTGGCGACATTCTGAGAGCGGTGTATTTTCGCGGGTCTGAACCCTGAACGTCAGACCAGAAACAGCCGGTTTCATAACCTGCCGGGCCGGCTATATCACTGCCTTTTGGTGCGGGCTTATCCGGGTCATAGCCAAACGGTACACCACCCTGACCATT from Phycisphaerae bacterium harbors:
- a CDS encoding PEP-CTERM sorting domain-containing protein (PEP-CTERM proteins occur, often in large numbers, in the proteomes of bacteria that also encode an exosortase, a predicted intramembrane cysteine proteinase. The presence of a PEP-CTERM domain at a protein's C-terminus predicts cleavage within the sorting domain, followed by covalent anchoring to some some component of the (usually Gram-negative) cell surface. Many PEP-CTERM proteins exhibit an unusual sequence composition that includes large numbers of potential glycosylation sites. Expression of one such protein has been shown restore the ability of a bacterium to form floc, a type of biofilm.), with product MRKKTIICTAALLCLLVAGAVQADEWSGATTVRDETFYVASTGLTLGNWTTVRAGTSYEISGYAITEDFQINLEYQAGILDKDIANLNTYLYPANAAFPPGHTNGTWTKNYSDNEEYVLNINLEGGLIIYEYAGLKETVGGTDIKWTLTAWHQTILAGDIVGNQLVVVPTGTYRPFVGDPPVNNVELFDGNLNCEVLSYTFTGAAGDIGSGSVLGVTLVPEPATMSLLVIGGLLLRKRK
- a CDS encoding PAS domain S-box protein gives rise to the protein MRKYIYPDYIEITVVVLYIRIGEIAGMGKNYSDDREGSFSDKSSDYYLHLLENSKDIIFYLMNAKTGKFEYVSSATTEISGFTPEEIIEMGMEGISKRVHPDDHRTVEKKIMEVLADKLPPSNFAGYIEQRFKHKKGHWVWFSVNRNFITGANGKIEAVVGNIRDITEIKLLQQNLGSSLEDYKSLYDNARVALYRVRIGDGKLIECNETLVKLLGYENKEQCLAKHYASKSYADPRRRDELMKLLKEKEQVDDFELETWRVDGSVLWIKISVRMYPEKGYLEGAIWDITASKILTPTENKILELVMQGKSNKEIAFQLKRSIRTIEDHRAHIMQKLDAHNLVELTKKAIDSGIAPGKI
- a CDS encoding PEP-CTERM sorting domain-containing protein — translated: MKKLILLLIVAVCCTASATTFTVSPGDLADGTTFANGQGGVPFGYDPDKPAPKGSDIAGPAGYETGCFWSDVQGSDPRKYTALRMSPKDIFGVSDVTISQLTNISYYTKNMDIALNDWQLKIYTEVITTGWYGHRFNFVRPQAADNDWHQYDTLGMAVDWIYGTGANSHPANTYLADLYSTYGDEKILFIDIIAGINSPAYPVDSYLDGVSISISGYEAANINLIPEPTTIALLGLGIAGLLRKKQ
- a CDS encoding helix-turn-helix transcriptional regulator, producing MTFTQDMQIFDEKEWEKLVEELSLPPRQSQIIQHLFQGKSDKQIAQDMGIALPTVRTHLGRLFEKFNTQDRSELILYIINYFRHGRETKAYHHKQLHHNY
- a CDS encoding PEP-CTERM sorting domain-containing protein — encoded protein: MKKLLKRCTVISLFLAFISVNGYAVPVTLMLDVEAESSNPGTVWASVPIYTGIDWNTVYANPDTTYTWYLPMSEQFEIRANNHPEIVLATVTGINISVKADPIIEIGFAVAAGSLKTYFSFTSDVLSFAPMTNPDAFAYAYVVPNRGDTVIGNFEYGTKAYRAVYNGTGVFANLVGTATGPMQTYEETGWQQIPGTVSSIQSQWWFSLSANGLATGSASFEIVPEPATISLLAIGAIALLRKRK